Proteins encoded together in one Camelina sativa cultivar DH55 chromosome 9, Cs, whole genome shotgun sequence window:
- the LOC104714734 gene encoding two-component response regulator-like APRR7: MDSDLYIFDGSSSSSSICHSTDPDMFSSDTTTTTDLFCNNPYLNPLMDDHQSLNLFDNFTPTSHHHHHLLSSSPPVSQLQTLTLSHTNSFPNFSGFESFDAVKTEQLLFNTPFDAPFMEDSSNFQNQNLLNSPEDSYFSGHMRRVYSTGDLQNMRREFTGQRSYSSPLAVESSSTTQFSGEDQSLKVGRYSSEERKEKISKYRAKRTQRNFTKTIKYACRKTLADNRPRVRGRFARNDEVFENPKIASSFTRQENNDDDLWNLDGLHEEEEACVS, from the exons ATGGATTCTGATCTTTACATCTTTGATgggtcttcatcttcttcttcaatctgcCACAGTACTGATCCAGATATGTTCTCTTccgacacaacaacaacaacagatctCTTCTGCAACAACCCTTACCTCAATCCTTTAATGGATGATCATCAATCtcttaatttatttgataattttaccCCAacgagtcatcatcatcatcatctcctctcttcttctccaccagtTTCTCAGCTCCAAACCTTAACTCTCTCTCACACAAACAGTTTCCCCAACTTCTCCGGTTTTGAAAGCTTCGACGCTGTCAAAACAGAGCAGCTCTTGTTTAATACTCCCTTCGATGCTCCATTTATGGAAGATTCCTCGAATTTTCAGAATCAGAATTTACTAAACTCGCCGGAAGATTCCTACTTCTCCGGTCACATGCGACGAGTATATAGCACCGGAGATTTACAG AATATGAGAAGGGAATTTACGGGACAGAGGTCATACTCGAGTCCTTTGGCGGTGGAGAGTTCATCGACGACGCAATTTTCCGGTGAAGATCAAAGCTTGAAGGTGGGGCGTTACAGTTCAGAGGAACGTAAAGAGAAGATTTCAAAGTACAGAGCTAAACGAACACAGAGAAACTTCACCAAAACCATTAAG TATGCATGCCGGAAAACGTTGGCGGACAACAGGCCAAGAGTACGTGGCAGATTTGCAAGAAACGACGAAGTTTTTGAGAACCCCAAGATTGCTTCTTCCTTCACTAGACAAGAAAACAACGACGACGACCTTTGG AATTTGGATGGGttgcatgaggaagaagaagcttgtgTGAGCTAA